The genomic window ATTGGGGACGCCTAAAGGTCAAGAtgttgagtagagaatgacacggggaaaaatttttccccgtccccgcgggaactaatttttcccttcccatctccacgagttcttttcctgtccctgccccatttttgcaagctctgttctcatctgcacaagcctcaaacacttgaaaatcctaagtagctacattctagaactcagattgtgatgtcataatacctcattccaccaatgcctaagctccatcctcatctgcacaagcctcaaacacttgaaaatcctaagtagcaacattctagaactcagattgtgatgtcataatacctcattccaccaatgcctaagctcctcctcatctgcacaagcctcaaacacttgaaaatcctaagtagcaacattctagaactcagattgtgatgtcataatacctcattccaccaatgcctaagctccgccctcatctgcacaagcctcaaacacttgaaaatcataagtagcaacattctagagctcagattgtgatgtcataatgcctcattccaccaaagcctaagctccgtcctcatctacacaagcctcaaacactttaaaatcatacgtagcaacattctagaactcagactgtgatgtcataatgcttcattccaccaatgcctaagctccgtcctcatctgcacaagcctcaaacactttaaaatcatacgtagcaacattctagaactcagactatgatgtcataatgtctcattccaccaatgcctaagctccgtcctcatctgcacaagcctcagacactttcaaatcataggcttgtgcggttaaggcggagcttacaggaatggggcagggacagggagagcgacaaaactcgctgggacaggatggggaaattgagttcctgcagggacagggaaaaatttgtccccgtgtcattctctaatgttgaGTGCCACCTAAGCACGCTTAGGCAATGCTAAGTGTGAatctataatgggcacctaagttttatagaatcggtgccaatattggcgcctaactttagctgggctttatagaatcagggccttagcgctTCCCCATTAATGTGTGACATCAGCATATGACCTGAaatctaaaaaaatgttttaaaatggcCTAAAAAGGGATATGTTGAATCTGCACTTAGCGCCCAGGAAAGTTCTGCTTTAAGATATGCTAAGCAGTGCCTTAGTAAGGagggtgtgtggggtgggggcatTCCACCCCGGGCATGGTCTTCCTCATGGCAAGGCAcacttcctcctctctgcctcccccccctgctcctttccttgCTGCACCCGTGCACCCCTTGACTTTCCCCGTATCTTTCGTACTTCCAtggtgcgaggttgctgcccgcgttggcttcagcgttctctctgatgtcacctccGGGACCTGTGCCCAGGAAGAGACGTCGGAGGGCGAACCATCACCGACAtgggcctgctgctcacgccggagaagttaaaaaggtgcggggaaagggaagggggcatgcccacgggggaggggcgccgctcacccttactacgccgtTGGTGCTAAGCACTGATTCCAGTGCAAGTTCTTTTTGTTGCTTTTATCAGATTATTTTGCAGACAGCTTTGATCTTATTTGTAgcttaagtggtatataaagagTTTTGTAGAAGGGCCCTTTGATTTACGAGACTATTATTCTCACAAGCATGGCTAACGATTTGCATAGCCGCAGCTCAGTCTTTGGCCACCGGTTTGTCCTGTATCCTTCACCTCTTCCACGCTGTTCCCTCGGCGGACGTGTTGACACTGACTTCTTCCTGGGCGCTGCTGTTCCATCTGCTGTACTGAACACCTGATCCCTCCTGAGGCTGCATCCTTCCAGCGAGGTGGGCAAATGGGACCCTGGAAGGGATAGAAACAGATGCAGCCCCAAAACATCTGCAAATGGGACCCATAACAGCTGGGGCATACACCGTAAATAGAACTCCCTTTAGCACTGGGGTAGGCGACCTTGGTTCTCAAGGGCCACAACTcagttggttttcaggattttcccccccccctctcaataTGCATAAGATTTATCTgcctacaatggaggcagtgcatgcaaatagatctcatgcatattcattgagaaacAAAAACCACAGGGACCTATCACACCTATTAACAGCCCCAATAAAGTACTAATATAGCATCAAACTAAGGAACTATGAATTCATTAAATTAcatattttttattataatataataCTGTTCATAATAATATATATCATTCACATAAATATAACCATGTCAATAAATAAACCCATAAACTCAGGAAGTTGATCCTACAGCTGTTTAGATAAGGAATGATGCTGGTTTGAATGTTCCACCAGTTGATGATGTCTTCGTAAATATTTTGAAGACTGTTGAGGCTGACGATGAGGGAGCCTTTGCCATTTTAAGCTCCCGAAGACGCCTAATTGGCGAAACACAGAACTGTGTTGAGCGAGCGTTGATAACTGCTACATTTGTGCGTGGATAACTGACATATTTGGATGGAAAAGCAATAAGGATCATATGATATGTTTTGAAGTTATGGAACTTACATAACAACGTCATTTCAAGATAAGGACAGATGGTGTTCGTTTTAGACCCCGTTCAGATGGCTGATGCACCTGAACGTTTTGCACTGATATAGATATATGTGGAGGGCTTTGGgaatttgtattgtatgaatGAGTTGTGAGTTTATaagtttactagtctttaagcccgttacattaacgggtgctagaatagatgtgtgtgtctgtctttctttctttctttctctctctctctttggccattgtctgtctgtctttcttttttactttctgtctctctctttcctcggctgtccagcagcaccccttccctgctcccccctgaccaacagtagccccttctcctttccttttacctcccccctgtccagcaatagcccttctccttttcttttacctccccactgtccagcagcaccccttccctgctcctcctgtccagcagtagcccctctcccttcattttaccttttcGTGGTGGTCTGCAGTGGTTTCAGGGTCGCAGTGTCGTGGAAGAAAGGCAATGTTTAAACCACCGTAGGCTCCTACTGATGGGGAAATTGCTGCATTCCTTAACTTGCATGCGGAAACCACTAAATGACACAGTCACACTCTCCTTCTTCTGCCTCCTTCTGCCCCATGCACCGCAAGCCACCCCACGCGCCTAAATCGAATTTGACACGGAAgcagaaatcacggcggcagggatcacgccgtttcaacagagcatatgcaggtaagggttttattatagaggatttatTGAGCATGGTTATATTTATGTGAATGATATATATTATTATGAACAGtattatattataataaaaaGATATATAATTTAATGAATTGATAGTTCCTTAGTTtgatgcatattcactggggagatcctgaaaacctgactgggttacCCACCCCTGCTTTAGTACAAAATGAGCTGAGTACAGTAGATATTACTAGTGGCATACTAAGAATAGGAGGCGCTAAGGCGGTAGTGCCCCCCGCGCCATCCTCTCTGTGCCTCCACTCCTTCTGTGACCCCGCTTCTTCCCGCCCCCCTTTCCACACTTGtgctgtccctccccccacccccggacctcttaatcttcaccagcacaagtggcttctgcaagcaCCCTCCTTGCGCCAATGTTGaatttccttctgatgtcacttcctggcctgtgacccggaagtgattcagaggggacccaggctggcgcgagcatcAGGCAGAAGCTGCATAcggaggtatggggtggggaggagggggagcgcGAGGGTGGCATGGTGTGGTGGGGCAGGGTAGAGAGGTGGCAGGGCCCCCACCAACCTGGTGCCCGGGGTGGCCCgcacc from Geotrypetes seraphini chromosome 15, aGeoSer1.1, whole genome shotgun sequence includes these protein-coding regions:
- the SMIM1 gene encoding small integral membrane protein 1, translated to MGPICRCFGAASVSIPSRVPFAHLAGRMQPQEGSGVQYSRWNSSAQEEVSVNTSAEGTAWKRFHTTLCTGRVGVAVKVLGGIVLFWIIFIIGYVTGYYVHKCK